The proteins below come from a single Tachypleus tridentatus isolate NWPU-2018 chromosome 13, ASM421037v1, whole genome shotgun sequence genomic window:
- the LOC143236494 gene encoding zinc finger MYM-type protein 1-like: MQHNLLPKKRQREDGPKKTCGASEEDSRDRDSENADTTSAGPQPQEITTHPQGFWNWKKATTSLKSHDNSAVHKFSMQAWVEFKLQKTKNARIQHALDASYAKIVEENRHYIRAVIDALLYTACQNEAQRGHREGSQSDNRVNFLELLDMISRYDEIVKKKLSGPGNAKYTHHDIQNELLDILAEMIRKDISKEVMEAEHFALMLDETKDVSKQEQLSIMGRYLHQQSLHEEFLDFTAGEGLDSLFKKIMETG, encoded by the exons ATGCAACACAACCTGCTACCCAAGAAGAGGCAGCGAGAAGATGGTCCTAAAAAAACATGTGGTGCAAGTGAGGAGGACAGTCGTGATCGTGATAGTGAGAATGCAGACACGACTAGTGCGGGACCCCAGCCACAAGAGATCACCACTCACCCCCAGG GCTTCTGGAACTGGAAGAAGGCGACCACATCACTGAAGTCCCATGATAACTCCGCAGTACACAAGTTTTCCATGCAAGCTTGGGTAgagtttaaattgcagaaaacaaagaATGCAAGGATCCAACATGCTCTAGATGCAAGCTATGCTAAAATTGTGGAGGAAAACCGACATTATATAAGAGCCGTCATAGATGCACTGCTCTACACAGCTTGCCAGAATGAAGCCCAGAGAGGTcacagggaaggtagtcagtcagaTAACAGGGTCAATTTCCTGGAACTTCTTGACATGATTTCCAGGTATGATGAAATCGTGAAGAAGAAGCTGAGCGGTCCTGGCAATGCCAAGTACACGCACCATGATATCCAAAACGAACTGCTTGACATCCTTGCTGAAATGATCAGGAAGGATATCAGCAAAGAGGTCATGGAAGCTGAGCATTTTGCTCTGATGCtggatgaaacaaaggatgtgagcaaACAAGAACAGCTGTCCATTATGGGAAGGTATCTCCACCAACAGAGCCTTCACGAGGAGTTCTTGGACTTTACAGCTGGTGAGGGTCTGGATTCATTGTTCAAGAAAATCATGGAGACTggctaa